Proteins encoded in a region of the Pieris brassicae chromosome 3, ilPieBrab1.1, whole genome shotgun sequence genome:
- the LOC123706936 gene encoding transcription elongation factor SPT5 encodes MTMSDSEASNFSGSGSEAGSVASNRSRRSAVSNRSAKSRSISRSRSRSQSGSRSPSRSRSPSRARSRSRSRSRSHSVESVGGRNRDDEAKEASGDEEVEDEQEPEGEDLVDSEEYDEDEEEERRRKKRKKDSRYGGFIIDEAEVDDEVDEDDEWEEGAQEMGIVGNEVDEIGPTAREIEGRRRGTNLWDSQKEEEIEEYLRNKYADESAALRHFGEGGEEMSDEITQQTLLPGIKDPNLWMVKCRIGEEKATVLLLMRKYITYQFSEQPFQIKSVVAPEGVKGYIYIEAYKQTHVKAIIENVGNLRMGVWKQEMVPIKEMTDVLRVVKEQSGLKPKQWVRLKRGLYKDDIAQVDYVDLAQNQVHLKLLPRIDYTRLRGALRTVQSESEAAKRKKKRRPAAKPFDPEAIRAIGGEVTSDGDFLIFEGNRYSRKGFLYKNFTMSAILAEGVKPTLTELERFEEQPEGIDIELAAPAKDDPTSLHSFSMGDNVEVCSGDLANLQAKIIAIDGSMITVMPKHDALKDPLVFKPNELRKYFKQGDHVKVLAGRYEGDTGLIVRVEPQRIVLVSDLTMHELEVLPRDLQLCSDMATGVDSLGQFQWGDMVQLDPQTVGVIVRLEKENFHVLGMQGKVIECKPQALQKRREQRSTMALDAEQNTIQKKDIVKVIDGPHAGRSGEIKHLYRNFAFLQSRMYLDNGGIFVCKNRHLQLAGGAKSNATTNSLGLGFMSPRIQSPMHPSGRGGASVRERGGRWGRGGMVARDRELIGVTIKITGGPYKGNVGIVKDATASTARVELHSTCQTISVDRSHIAAAAGAGGTARGGASSYSRTPIRASGAHTPTYRDTGIKTPMHGSATPIYEAGSRTPHYGSSTPAHDGSRTPAHGAWDPTAANTPARPDFDYGLDDEPPSTYEGTSYTQGPFTPQTPGTMYGSDHTYSPYRPSPSPSGYTGGYMGTPSPGGYSPRSPYAGGSPTPDWHAPDLEVRIRDSDSGLGGQTGALRGVSGGVCTVYLQGEDRSVSLQADLLEPVVPQRGDKVKVISGDDREAVGQLISIEDKEGVVKFVGTDDIKIMQLRRLCKMATA; translated from the exons ATGACAATGTCTGATTCAGAGGCTAGTAATTTTTCGGGTAGTGGTTCCGAAGCAGGTAGTGTTGCTTCGAATCGTTCAAGAAGAAGTGCTGTATCAAATCGATCAGCAAAATCTCGATCGATTTCACGTTCAAGATCCCGGTCTCAATCTGGTAGTAGAAGTCCTAGTCGCAGCCGAAGCCCTTCTAGAGCCCGTTCGCGATCAAGATCACGCTCTCG aagCCATTCTGTAGAGTCTGTTGGTGGTCGTAATAGAGATGATGAAGCTAAAGAAGCATCTGGTGACGAGGAGGTAGAG GATGAGCAAGAGCCTGAGGGAGAGGATTTAGTTGACTCAGAAGAGTATGATGAAGATGAGGAAgaagaaagaagaagaaaaaagcGTAAGAAGGACAGCAGATATGGAGGCTTTATTATCGATGAAGCTgag GTTGACGATGAAGTCGATGAAGATGATGAATGGGAGGAAGGTGCCCAGGAAATGGGTATTGTTGGCAATGAAGTTGATGAAATTGGACCTACTGCTAGGGAAATTGAGGGGCGGCGGAGAGGAACTAATCTCTGGGACTCACAAAAAGAGGAAGAAATAGAAGAATATCTTAGGAATAAATATGCAGATGAATCAGCAGCACTTAGGCACTTTGGTGAAGGTGGTGAAGAAATGTCTGATGAGATCACACAACAAACTCTTCTTCCCGGCATTAAGGACCCCAATTTATGGATGGTGAAATGTAGAATTGGTGAAGAAAAAGCTACAGTCCTCTTACTAATGAGAAAGTACATTACATATCAATTTTCAGAACAACCATTCCAAATTAAGTCAGTTGTGGCACCTGAAGGTGTGAAAGGATACATTTACATAGAAGCATACAAACAGACCCATGTTAAAGCTATAATAGAAAATGTAGGAAATCTACGAATGGGTGTGTGGAAACAGGAAATGGTGCCTATTAAGGAAATGACAGATGTCTTAAGAGTTGTTAAGGAGCAGTCAGGTTTAAAACCAAAACAGTGGGTTAGACTAAAGAGGGGTCTTTATAAAGATGATATAGCGCAAGTAGATTATGTAGATTTAGCTCAAAATCAAGTCCATCTTAAATTATTGCCTAGGATTGACTATACAAGACTGAGAGGTGCCTTAAGGACTGTACAAAGTGAAAGTGAGGCAGCTAAAAGGAAAAAGAAACGTCGTCCAGCTGCAAAGCCTTTTGATCCTGAGGCTATTAGGGCCATTGGTGGTGAAGTAACAAGTGATGGTGACTTTTTGATTTTTGAGGGTAACAGATACTCAAGAAAAGGATTCTTATACAAAAACTTTACCATGTCTGCTATACTTGCTGAAGGTGTAAAGCCAACTTTGACAGAATTAGAACGTTTTGAAGAGCAACCAGAGGGGATTGATATTGAACTTGCTGCTCCAGCAAAAGATGATCCCACAAGCTTACATTCATTCTCTATGGGTGATAATGTTGAAGTGTGTTCCGGTGATCTTGCAAACTTACAGGCTAAAATTATTGCCATAGATGGTTCTATGATTACAGTAATGCCAAAACATGATGCTTTAAAAGatcctttagtttttaaaccAAATGAATTGAGGAAGTACTTCAAGCAAGGAGACCATGTTAAAGTATTAGCTGGTCGATATGAAGGTGACACGGGTCTTATCGTCAGAGTGGAGCCACAACGAATTGTGCTCGTATCAGATCTAACAATGCACGAATTAGAAGTCCTACCCCGTGATCTCCAACTGTGCTCAGATATGGCCACTGGAGTGGATTCTCTTGGTCAATTCCAATGGGGTGATATGGTCCAATTGGATCCGCAAACGGTGGGCGTTATCGTACgtttagaaaaagaaaatttccACGTCCTAGGCATGCAAGGGAAAGTTATAGAGTGCAAGCCTCAAGCCCTTCAAAAGCGTCGTGAACAACGCTCCACTATGGCTCTGGACGCCGAGCAAAATACAATTCAGAAGAAGGATATcgtcaaagtgattgacgggCCACACGCAGGTCGTTCCGGCGAAATAAAGCATTTGTACAGAAATTTTGCATTCCTACAATCGAGGATGTATCTGGATAATGGAGGTATTTTTGTGTGCAAAAACCGCCATTTACAGTTAGCTGGTGGGGCGAAGAGTAATGCGACAACAAATAGTCTGGGATTGGGTTTCATGTCCCCGCGTATACAGTCGCCGATGCACCCGTCCGGGCGAGGAGGAGCAAGTGTGAGGGAAAGAGGGGGCCGATGGGGGAGAGGGGGCATGGTGGCCAGAGACAGGGAGCTAATTGGCGTGACGATAAAGATCACTGGCGGTCCATACAAGGGCAATGTGGGCATAGTGAAGGATGCCACAGCGAGTACCGCGAGAGTGGAGCTTCACTCGACCTGTCAGACAATATCCGTGGACCGCAGCCATATTGCAGCTGCAGCAGGCGCAGGAGGCACGGCACGTGGAGGAGCGTCCAG TTACAGCCGTACCCCAATTCGGGCGTCTGGGGCTCATACCCCCACATACCGAGACACTGGCATCAAGACCCCCATGCATGGATCGGCGACACCCATTTACGAGGCTGGAAGTCGTACCCCCCATTATGGCTCGAGTACCCCTGCCCACGACGGCAGTCGTACCCCAGCCCATGGGGCATGGGACCCCACGGCTGCGAACACTCCCGCGAGGCCAGACTTCGATTATGGATTGGATGACGAACCTCCATCTACTTATGAGGGTACTTCGTATACTCAG GGTCCGTTTACACCACAAACCCCAGGAACAATGTACGGCTCAGATCATACATACAGCCCGTACCGTCCCAGTCCCAGTCCCAGTGGCTATACAGGGGGATATATGGGTACACCCAGTCCTGGGGGATATTCCCCCCGCTCCCCATACGCGGGGGGCTCTCCAACGCCCGATTGGCATGCTCCAGATCTTGAAGTCAGAATTCGGGATAGTGATAGTGGCTTGGGAGGGCAAACGGGGGCTTTGAGGGGCGTTAGTGGGGGTGTGTGTACGGTATACCTCCAGGGTGAAGATAGGTCGGTCAGTTTGCAAGCTGACTTGTTGGAGCCGGTCGTTCCGCAGCGCGGGGACAAAGTTAag GTTATATCTGGCGATGACCGTGAGGCTGTAGGTCAATTAATCTCGATCGAGGACAAGGAAGGCGTGGTCAAATTTGTTGGCACAGACGACATCAAGATTATGCAGTTGCGACGTCTTTGCAAAATGGCCACAGCTTAG